One window of Pseudacidobacterium ailaaui genomic DNA carries:
- a CDS encoding LysR substrate-binding domain-containing protein, with product MIENFKLKVFRVVADSLNFRRAADELHLTQPAVTAQIKSLEESLGIALFDRIGRDIKLTPAGETLQQYVRQIEAITNEAVAALSSFGGQEDAELCIGASHTIAVYLLPRLLPQLLSDWPKLRIHVTGGSTNEVLHALMMHQVSVGFIEAPAYRPDLKIEEFGQDELALIVRPDHRWTKKPRIKAAELIQEPLLLREAGSGMRHFVEEYLERNGVLRQQLRTAIDMNSTEGIIAAVEAGLGVGFVPYLALGNALQLGSVKIVPLENGPIRRQLSIALLNGPEPRGPAGQLVQIFRQSNPDHLSSGHFPFPGAKERRLAVANGKTNGQQEHMKKWP from the coding sequence ATGATTGAGAACTTCAAGCTCAAGGTCTTCCGGGTCGTGGCCGACTCTCTTAATTTCCGCCGGGCAGCCGACGAACTTCACCTCACGCAGCCGGCGGTGACGGCGCAGATCAAATCTCTGGAAGAGAGTCTGGGAATCGCCCTGTTTGATCGCATCGGACGGGACATTAAATTGACCCCGGCCGGAGAAACGCTGCAACAGTATGTGCGGCAGATCGAAGCCATCACCAATGAGGCCGTGGCCGCGTTGTCTTCCTTCGGCGGTCAGGAAGATGCTGAGCTTTGCATTGGCGCTTCCCACACCATTGCTGTTTATCTGCTGCCCCGGCTGCTCCCTCAACTTCTCTCCGACTGGCCAAAGCTGCGCATCCATGTCACCGGTGGCAGCACCAATGAGGTCCTCCACGCACTCATGATGCACCAGGTCAGCGTGGGTTTCATCGAGGCCCCTGCTTACCGTCCAGACCTTAAGATTGAAGAATTTGGCCAGGACGAACTGGCGCTCATCGTGCGTCCGGACCATCGCTGGACAAAAAAGCCCAGAATCAAGGCCGCGGAGCTGATCCAGGAACCCCTTCTGCTGCGGGAGGCCGGATCGGGCATGCGGCACTTCGTTGAAGAATATCTGGAACGCAACGGCGTCCTGCGCCAGCAACTCCGCACAGCCATCGATATGAACTCGACCGAAGGCATCATCGCTGCCGTGGAGGCGGGCCTGGGAGTCGGCTTTGTTCCCTACCTTGCGCTTGGCAATGCCCTGCAGCTTGGCAGCGTGAAGATCGTTCCGCTGGAAAATGGCCCCATCCGCCGCCAGTTGAGCATCGCGCTGCTGAACGGGCCTGAGCCGCGGGGACCTGCCGGACAACTGGTCCAGATCTTCCGACAGAGCAATCCGGACCATTTGTCCTCAGGGCACTTCCCTTTTCCGGGAGCAAAAGAAAGACGTCTTGCCGTTGCCAATGGCAAAACAAACGGACAGCAGGAGCACATGAAGAAATGGCCCTGA
- a CDS encoding phosphatidate cytidylyltransferase encodes MMKRVLTAIVLVPLVLLLVFWNNLLSISCAAAVVALLAAWELLALADASGAKTPRVLVLVCIGLLFALNFERPEYMAPALGCLTFVLFIFCAFRSPMQRVLPDTAYSVFALLYTGLSLTTVPLLSARENGPSLLVFLFFVVWTGDILALYTGKAFGRRKLAPSISPGKTWEGSAGSIGGSILIAIVLCLLAQKLEQHGFDWLSYPGPVLRWVGLAVLLNVAAQVGDLIESAIKRGAGVKDSGTLLPGHGGILDRIDALLLAAPVLWYAVLLQQAF; translated from the coding sequence ATGATGAAACGTGTTTTGACAGCCATCGTCCTGGTCCCCCTGGTTTTGTTGCTGGTTTTTTGGAACAACCTGCTGAGCATTAGCTGCGCGGCGGCCGTAGTGGCGCTGCTGGCAGCATGGGAATTGCTGGCGCTGGCCGATGCTTCTGGCGCAAAAACGCCCCGGGTGCTTGTTCTGGTTTGCATCGGGCTGCTGTTTGCGCTCAACTTTGAGCGTCCCGAGTATATGGCCCCGGCCCTGGGCTGCCTGACTTTTGTTTTGTTCATCTTTTGTGCCTTCCGCTCTCCGATGCAGCGTGTCCTGCCGGATACGGCGTATTCGGTTTTCGCGCTGCTGTATACCGGACTGTCGCTGACCACGGTCCCGCTGCTGAGCGCGAGGGAAAATGGGCCTTCTCTGCTCGTATTTTTGTTCTTTGTGGTGTGGACCGGGGACATCCTGGCTCTTTATACGGGCAAGGCCTTCGGCAGGCGGAAGCTGGCGCCTTCCATCAGTCCGGGAAAGACCTGGGAGGGGAGCGCAGGCTCGATCGGCGGCAGCATATTGATTGCGATTGTGCTCTGTCTTCTTGCACAAAAGCTGGAACAGCATGGGTTCGACTGGCTTTCGTATCCGGGGCCTGTTCTCCGCTGGGTGGGCCTGGCCGTGCTCTTGAATGTTGCAGCCCAGGTAGGAGACCTGATTGAATCTGCAATCAAGCGAGGCGCAGGCGTCAAGGACTCCGGGACGCTGCTGCCGGGACACGGAGGCATTCTCGACCGGATTGATGCGCTGCTGTTGGCTGCTCCAGTGCTGTGGTATGCCGTGCTTCTGCAACAGGCGTTTTAA
- a CDS encoding oxidoreductase, whose translation MKEVVRAGVIGYGLAGRIFHTAVIEATPGLELAAVVQRKGDDALKAHPGIRLYRSIEELLSDPSIRLVVVATPSGTHYQVAEQCLLADRDVVVDKPFTLTSEEAAKLARLSRERGRLISVYQNRRWDGDFKTVQKLLASGRLGRLVSFESHFDRFRPRPRHEVWRESGAAGGGTLYDLGSHLIDQALVLFGKPERIFATVRSERAGAVVDDAFDITLFYAEMTAYLRATNLALAAGARFTLHGTQGSFVKFGLDPQEEALKNGASFSDAGFGRDAEKAWGTLYLEGADAHRVETEVGDYRGYYANVRDALLGDGQLAVTAEDGWRTARLMELARQSSAEGRVLPVDFSGQP comes from the coding sequence GTGAAGGAAGTGGTCCGCGCTGGGGTGATTGGTTATGGGTTGGCTGGACGGATTTTTCATACTGCTGTCATTGAGGCAACACCGGGGCTGGAGCTTGCGGCGGTGGTCCAGCGGAAGGGCGACGATGCACTGAAGGCCCATCCCGGCATCAGGCTCTACCGCTCGATTGAGGAGCTGCTGTCCGACCCCAGTATCCGGCTCGTGGTTGTGGCTACGCCGAGCGGGACGCATTATCAGGTAGCAGAACAGTGTTTGCTGGCGGACCGCGATGTGGTTGTGGACAAGCCCTTTACCCTGACCTCAGAGGAAGCAGCAAAGCTGGCGCGGCTTTCGCGGGAGCGCGGGCGATTGATTTCTGTCTACCAGAACCGCCGCTGGGATGGTGATTTCAAAACGGTCCAGAAACTCCTGGCCAGTGGTCGGCTGGGACGGCTTGTCAGCTTTGAATCGCATTTTGACCGTTTTCGGCCCCGTCCGCGCCATGAGGTATGGCGCGAAAGCGGAGCAGCAGGCGGCGGGACGTTGTATGACCTTGGGTCGCACCTGATTGACCAGGCGCTGGTCCTCTTTGGGAAGCCGGAACGCATCTTTGCCACCGTGCGGAGTGAGCGTGCAGGTGCGGTGGTGGACGATGCCTTTGACATTACGCTGTTCTATGCAGAGATGACGGCCTATTTGCGGGCCACAAATCTTGCGCTGGCCGCGGGGGCGCGGTTTACATTGCACGGAACACAGGGAAGCTTTGTTAAATTTGGACTGGACCCGCAGGAGGAGGCGCTCAAAAATGGTGCCAGCTTCAGCGATGCGGGCTTTGGGCGCGATGCGGAGAAAGCCTGGGGCACTCTGTACCTGGAAGGTGCGGACGCGCATCGGGTCGAAACCGAAGTAGGAGACTACCGCGGCTACTATGCCAATGTGCGGGACGCTCTGCTGGGCGATGGCCAGCTGGCCGTCACCGCGGAAGATGGATGGCGGACGGCCCGGCTGATGGAACTGGCGCGCCAAAGCAGCGCGGAAGGCCGTGTGCTCCCCGTGGACTTCAGCGGCCAGCCCTAG
- a CDS encoding universal stress protein, with protein sequence MIDEIPGFNVNAFIYATDFSLGSQNAGLYAQMLARYFSCRLAVAHAFTLSQAALEVEVDRRLVSQQRKDLQLLLAQKADQLKDGPLEVVPSLLDGDPKNKIPALADQMAPSILVLGTHGGGWVERDLVGSTAEQILRSTRWPSLTVGPQVAPPSRESFPFRKILYATDLTPAAAHAAAYAVSFAQTFGAEINVLNVVHQGAIDHPDRLTEIKQKFYSALDHTIPRYASDFCAPRTFVEVGNAREQILRHLREHAVHLLVLGIRKSSHLGLEMRTSGAFELIVHAPCPVLTIVG encoded by the coding sequence GTGATTGACGAAATACCCGGATTCAATGTGAACGCCTTCATTTATGCCACAGATTTCTCTCTTGGCTCACAGAATGCTGGTCTCTATGCGCAGATGCTGGCCCGATACTTCTCTTGTCGTCTCGCCGTAGCGCATGCATTTACGCTGTCCCAGGCGGCGCTGGAGGTGGAAGTCGACCGCAGGCTCGTCAGCCAGCAACGCAAGGACCTGCAACTTCTGCTTGCACAGAAGGCGGACCAATTGAAGGACGGCCCGCTGGAGGTCGTCCCCTCACTTCTCGACGGGGACCCTAAGAACAAAATCCCAGCTCTGGCCGACCAGATGGCCCCTTCCATCCTCGTGTTAGGCACGCACGGCGGGGGCTGGGTGGAACGGGACCTGGTTGGATCCACGGCTGAACAGATTCTGCGCTCAACACGCTGGCCATCGCTGACCGTCGGCCCCCAGGTGGCGCCGCCTTCGCGCGAAAGCTTTCCCTTCCGGAAAATCCTGTATGCTACGGACCTGACACCGGCTGCGGCCCATGCAGCTGCTTATGCTGTCTCCTTTGCCCAGACCTTTGGAGCAGAGATCAATGTACTCAATGTAGTCCATCAGGGCGCAATTGATCATCCTGACCGTCTTACCGAAATCAAGCAGAAGTTTTACAGCGCCCTCGACCATACGATTCCGCGATACGCAAGCGATTTCTGCGCCCCTCGAACGTTTGTTGAGGTCGGCAATGCCCGCGAGCAGATCTTGCGGCATCTTCGTGAACACGCTGTCCATCTTCTTGTGCTGGGCATCCGCAAAAGCTCGCATCTGGGTCTGGAAATGCGGACCTCAGGGGCCTTTGAACTGATCGTTCATGCTCCCTGTCCGGTCTTGACCATTGTGGGGTGA
- a CDS encoding TolC family protein: protein MRTTLMTKKMTRFSLTVSTVFLSVAGLSAQTHPASPLPDAPPVEVALNTSAAVSLAQSVPPSSGTPTSAGQHPRLTRQEAEQMAIKNNPRISVGRLLALAQHQVVREARSAELPTLNGSMTAMTGEEASRISAGTLTSSRILPHAGAGADFMQLVTDFGRTTNLVASAKLQEKAQNASALATTEDIVLATDQAFYNALQAQALLKVAQQNVTTRQTTDTQVNQLTKNNLKSTLDLSFADVNLSQAKLLLLDAQNNADSTMAALDAVLGLDHQVTYELVDESSPLQPPPPDVDRLIQLGWQQRPDLQSLNFSQQSAVKFSHAQRDQMFPTISIEGTAGSVPIRTDQYYTANWWGGIGVNMNIPIFNGFLYSAQAKEASIRAQAASEQARNLRDQIARDVRTAWLAANTAYQRVAVSEQMLKQANMALSLAQTRYQMGLSSIVELSQAEYQQTDAAIGNTNAQYQYKLALAALNYQIGATP, encoded by the coding sequence ATGAGAACAACTCTGATGACAAAGAAGATGACCCGTTTTTCTCTTACAGTGTCGACTGTCTTTCTGAGTGTTGCCGGCCTGTCCGCGCAAACGCATCCGGCTTCTCCTCTGCCTGATGCTCCGCCGGTAGAGGTTGCACTCAATACCAGCGCTGCGGTTTCTCTCGCACAAAGTGTTCCTCCGTCCTCGGGAACTCCGACCTCTGCCGGCCAGCATCCAAGACTGACCCGACAGGAAGCTGAGCAGATGGCCATTAAGAACAATCCTCGGATCAGTGTGGGGCGCCTGCTTGCGTTGGCCCAGCACCAGGTTGTACGGGAAGCGCGGTCAGCTGAGCTGCCGACACTGAATGGAAGCATGACAGCAATGACCGGAGAAGAGGCGAGCCGTATCTCCGCCGGGACCCTGACTTCTTCACGGATCCTGCCGCACGCCGGCGCGGGCGCCGACTTTATGCAACTGGTCACAGATTTTGGCCGGACCACCAACCTTGTGGCCTCTGCCAAGCTACAGGAAAAGGCACAAAATGCAAGTGCGCTGGCCACCACCGAAGACATTGTGCTGGCTACGGACCAGGCCTTTTACAACGCGCTCCAGGCGCAGGCCCTGCTAAAGGTAGCGCAGCAGAATGTGACGACGCGGCAGACCACCGACACCCAGGTAAATCAGCTTACAAAAAACAACCTCAAGTCGACGCTTGATCTGAGCTTTGCTGATGTCAACCTGTCACAGGCAAAACTACTGCTGCTCGATGCGCAGAACAATGCAGATTCCACAATGGCCGCGCTCGATGCGGTGCTGGGTCTGGACCATCAGGTCACCTACGAGCTTGTCGATGAGAGTTCTCCCCTGCAGCCGCCGCCGCCCGACGTAGACCGGCTGATACAACTCGGCTGGCAGCAGCGCCCGGACCTGCAGTCCCTGAATTTCAGCCAGCAGTCGGCGGTGAAATTCAGCCATGCGCAGCGGGACCAGATGTTTCCTACGATCAGCATCGAGGGTACGGCCGGAAGTGTTCCGATCCGCACCGACCAGTACTACACCGCCAACTGGTGGGGAGGAATTGGCGTAAACATGAACATCCCCATCTTCAACGGCTTCCTTTATTCGGCCCAGGCGAAGGAGGCCTCTATTCGCGCACAGGCAGCCTCTGAGCAAGCCAGGAACCTCCGCGACCAGATCGCGCGCGATGTCCGCACCGCATGGCTGGCGGCGAACACGGCTTATCAGCGCGTCGCCGTTTCCGAGCAGATGCTCAAGCAAGCCAACATGGCCCTGTCGCTGGCGCAGACCCGCTATCAGATGGGACTTAGCTCCATTGTGGAGCTGAGCCAGGCCGAGTACCAGCAGACGGATGCAGCCATCGGCAACACCAATGCGCAATATCAGTACAAGCTGGCACTGGCTGCTCTCAACTACCAGATCGGGGCCACGCCATGA